From a region of the Saccharomyces paradoxus chromosome IV, complete sequence genome:
- the COP1 gene encoding coatomer subunit alpha (Alpha subunit of COPI vesicle coatomer complex~similar to YDL145C), whose amino-acid sequence MKMLTKFESKSTRAKGIAFHPSRPWVLVALFSSTIQLWDYRMGTLLHRFEDHEGPVRGLDFHPTQPIFVSAGDDYTIKVWSLDTNKCLYTLTGHLDYVRTVFFHRELPWIISASDDQTIRIWNWQNRKEIACLTGHNHFVMCAQFHPTDDLIVSASLDETIRIWDITGLRKRHSAPGTSSFEEQMSAQQNLLDGSLGDCVVKFILEGHTRGVNWASFHPTLPLIVSASDDRQVKLWRMSATKAWEVDTCRGHTNNVDSVIFHPHQNLIISVGEDKTLRVWDLDKRTPVKQFKRENDRFWLIAAHPHINLFGAAHDSGIMVFKLDRERPCSFIHQNQLFFVNAEKQIQSFNFQKRVASLPYASLKGIGQPWDAFRSISYNPSQHSVLVNEANGKFALVILPKQPVGAVEPTSVTQDTGNYATFVGRNRFVVYNKNTESVEVRSLENKVTRNIKVEETVRTIVAAGPGSVLVIHPREVILYDVQQGKKVSQLAVKNVKYVSWSLDGQYVALMSKHTITLATKKLELINSMHETIRIKSAAWDETGVLVYSTLNHIRYSLLNGDRGIIKTLEKTLYITKVQGKLVYCLNRDGEIEILTIDPTEYRFKKALVNKNFPEVLRLIKDSNLVGQNIISYLQKSGYPEIALQFVQDPHIRFDLALEYGNLDVALDEAKKLNDSSAWERLNQEALAQGNASLAEMIYQTQHSFDKLSFLYLVTGDVNKLSKMQNIAQTREDFGSMLLNTFYNNSTKERCRIFAESGSLPLAYAVAKANGDEAAASTFLEQAEIDEQDVTLPDQIDASDFVQRPVISKPLEKWPLKEAELSYFEKAVLGQIDDLDIDDETPAVNTTQEQEEPLAEESFNDMDIGEDEGAWDLGDEDLDVGEELPEEVEQGEISSPAQEAETAIWIKNSKLPAVLVAAGAFDAAAQALSKQVGVVKLEPLKKYFTNIYEGCRTYMPSTPCELPAQLGYIRAYDDTVSEDQILPYVPGLDIVNEKMKEGYKNFKLNKLDVAIECFREAIYRITLLMVDDSEDEKLAHNILETAREYILGLSIELERRSLKEGNTVRMLELAAYFTKAKLSPIHRTNALQVAMSQHFKHKNFLQASYFAGEFLKIISSGPRAEQAHKIKNKADSMASDAIPIDFDPYAKFDICAATYKPIYEDTPSVSDPLTGSKYVITEKDKIDRIAMISKIGAPASGLRIRV is encoded by the coding sequence atgaagatgttAACTAAATTCGAATCAAAGTCCACCAGGGCCAAGGGTATTGCCTTTCACCCCTCCAGACCATGGGTTTTGGTGGCTTTGTTCTCTTCTACTATCCAATTATGGGATTATAGGATGGGAACATTACTTCACAGATTTGAAGACCACGAAGGCCCTGTTCGTGGGCTAGATTTCCATCCAACCCAACCTATTTTCGTTTCGGCAGGTGACGACTATACCATCAAAGTCTGGTCCTTAGATACTAACAAATGTCTATATACCTTAACTGGACATTTAGATTATGTCCGTACCGTGTTTTTTCACCGTGAATTGCCTTGGATCATATCCGCTTCTGATGACCAGACTATAAGAATCTGGAACTGGCAAAACCGTAAGGAAATTGCATGTTTGACTGGCCACAATCATTTTGTCATGTGCGCCCAATTTCATCCAACTGATGACCTAATCGTTTCTGCTTCTTTGGATGAAACCATCAGAATTTGGGATATTACCGGTCTAAGAAAAAGACATTCTGCTCCTGGTACTAGTTCATTTGAGGAGCAAATGAGTGCCCAACAAAATCTTTTGGATGGCTCTCTTGGTGACTGCGTTGTTAAGTTCATTTTAGAGGGTCACACAAGGGGTGTCAACTGGGCCTCTTTCCATCCAACTTTACCATTGATTGTCTCCGCCAGTGACGACCGTCAAGTTAAGTTATGGCGAATGAGTGCCACGAAAGCTTGGGAGGTTGATACTTGCAGAGGTCACACTAACAATGTTGATAGTGTCATTTTCCACCCACATCAAAACTTGATTATTTCTGTCGGCGAAGATAAAACCCTAAGAGTTTGGGACCTTGACAAGAGAACTCCAGTAAAGCaattcaaaagagaaaacgATAGATTTTGGTTAATTGCAGCACATCCTCATATCAATCTATTTGGTGCGGCTCATGATTCTGGTATTATGGTTTTCAAGCTCGATCGCGAAAGACCATGCAGCTTTATCCATCAAAACCAATTGTTTTTCGTCAATGCGGAGAAGCAAATCCAAagtttcaatttccaaaaaagaGTCGCTTCATTACCTTATGCCTCACTAAAGGGCATTGGTCAACCTTGGGATGCATTCAGAAGTATATCGTACAACCCCTCTCAACATTCCGTTTTGGTTAATGAAGCCAATGGCAAATTTGCTCTCGTTATTTTACCAAAACAACCCGTTGGAGCCGTGGAACCAACAAGCGTCACCCAAGATACAGGTAATTATGCTACTTTTGTTGGTCGTAATAGATTTGTTGTTTACAACAAGAATACTGAATCTGTGGAAGTCCGTTCTCTCGAAAACAAAGTTACAAGAAATATCAAAGTAGAAGAAACGGTGAGAACTATTGTGGCTGCTGGCCCCGGATCTGTTTTGGTCATACACCCTAGAGAAGTTATTCTTTACGATGTACAACAGGGCAAAAAGGTGTCCCAATTGGCTGTTAAAAACGTTAAGTACGTTTCCTGGTCCTTAGATGGTCAATATGTTGCATTAATGAGTAAGCATACCATAACTTTGGCTACCAAAAAGCTAGAATTAATTAATTCTATGCATGAAACCATTAGAATCAAAAGTGCTGCTTGGGATGAAACTGGTGTATTAGTTTATTCAACCTTGAATCATATAAGGTACTCACTATTAAACGGGGATAGAGGTATTATCAAGactttggaaaaaactTTGTATATCACAAAGGTCCAAGGAAAATTAGTTTACTGCTTGAACCGTGACggtgaaattgaaattttaacTATTGATCCTACGGAATACCGCTTTAAAAAGGCCCTAGTTAACAAAAACTTCCCAGAAGTTTTACGTCTGATAAAAGACTCTAATTTAGTTGGTCAAAATATCATTTCCTATTTGCAGAAATCAGGTTATCCAGAGATTGCTTTACAATTCGTTCAAGATCCACATATCCGTTTTGATTTAGCTTTGGAATATGGTAATTTGGATGTTGCCTTAGATGAAGCCAAAAAACTGAATGATTCTAGTGCTTGGGAAAGATTAAACCAAGAAGCCTTGGCGCAAGGTAATGCCAGCTTAGCTGAAATGATTTATCAAACCCAGCATTCTTTTGATAAGCTTTCCTTCCTGTATTTGGTTACAGGTGACGTTAACAAACTGTCTaaaatgcaaaatattGCCCAGACCCGTGAAGACTTTGGAAGTATGTTGTTAAACACTTTTTACAACAATTCTACCAAGGAAAGATGTCGCATTTTCGCCGAGAGTGGTTCTCTACCATTAGCTTATGCCGTAGCAAAGGCTAACGGAGATGAAGCAGCAGCTTCTACTTTTCTAGAGCAAGCTGAAATTGACGAGCAAGACGTCACTTTACCAGATCAGATCGATGCCTCCGATTTCGTTCAAAGGCCAGTGATCTCAAAGCCACTTGAAAAGTGGCCATTGAAAGAGGCTGAACTATcttattttgaaaaggccGTTTTAGGTCAAATTGACGATTTGGATATAGATGATGAAACTCCAGCAGTAAACACCACTCAAGAGCAGGAAGAACCACTCGCTGAAGAAAGCTTCAACGATATGGATATTGGTGAAGACGAAGGTGCCTGGGATTTAGGTGATGAAGATTTAGATGTGGGAGAAGAGCTACCTGAGGAAGTTGAGCAAGGCGAAATTTCTTCTCCAGCACAGGAAGCTGAAACAGCCATTTGGATCAAGAATTCTAAACTGCCTGCTGTCTTAGTTGCTGCTGGTGCCTTTGATGCTGCCGCTCAAGCTTTGAGCAAACAAGTGGGTGTTGTCAAACTGGAACCAttaaaaaagtatttcACCAACATCTATGAGGGTTGTAGAACATACATGCCTAGTACGCCTTGTGAACTTCCTGCTCAATTAGGTTATATCAGAGCCTATGATGACACGGTAAGTGAAGACCAAATTCTTCCATACGTTCCCGGTCTTGATATCGTCAAtgagaaaatgaaagaggGTTACAAGAACTTTAAACTGAACAAACTGGATGTTGCAATCGAATGTTTCAGAGAAGCCATCTACCGTATTACGCTATTAATGGTTGATGAttctgaagatgaaaaattagctCACAATATACTGGAAACTGCTAGGGAATATATATTAGGTTTATCCATTGAATTGGAACGCCGCTCATTAAAAGAGGGAAATACTGTACGCATGCTTGAACTAGCTGCATACTTTACGAAAGCAAAACTTTCCCCGATTCATCGTACCAATGCTCTGCAGGTGGCTATGTCGCAACATTTCAAGCacaaaaatttcttacaGGCCTCATATTTCGCAGGTGAATTTTTAAagattatttcttctggtCCTCGTGCCGAACAAGCGcataaaatcaaaaacaaagCTGATTCAATGGCCAGTGATGCCATTCCAATTGACTTCGATCCTTATGCTAAATTCGATATTTGTGCAGCCACTTACAAACCAATTTATGAAGATACGCCTTCCGTCTCTGACCCATTAACAGGTAGTAAATACGTTATCACAGAAAAGGATAAAATAGATAGGATTGCTATGATTTCTAAAATCGGTGCACCTGCATCCGGATTAAGAATACGCGTGTAA
- a CDS encoding uncharacterized protein (similar to YDL144C), with protein sequence MSRVLVIGAGGVGVITALSLWFKRESDVSLVVRSDYDKVSKHGYTIESCDYGKLEGWRPDHIYSSVEDAAAAANNKGYNYVVVTTKNIIDGPANSRVSNIISPVLEKNKKLHGSKLTTHILLVQNGIDIENEIWAEFPTEDYQYTVLSGIQLIGSTKVGTGHISQIGHDHLSCGAFDSQDVTAIQAANEFVRMYSNEGHNFVEFDPRVRYSRWKKLLYNAAINTSTALVGLDVPRCLEFGVNKKSTEIEVFHPAMREIIAIAASEGIIIEEEFITMFTEITRKKVFKPSMCVDREKGQLMELEVILGNPIRIAKRNGVATPTLSILYNLLVLVQAKLKERKGLLKFDEKTASLVDE encoded by the coding sequence ATGTCTAGAGTACTGGTTATCGGTGCAGGCGGTGTGGGGGTTATCACTGCGCTCTCGTTGTGGTTTAAGCGGGAGAGTGACGTTTCCTTGGTAGTCAGATCTGACTATGATAAGGTATCGAAGCATGGTTACACAATCGAATCGTGTGACTACGGCAAATTAGAAGGTTGGAGGCCCGACCACATTTACAGCAGCGTTGAGGACGCTGCCGCCGCCGCAAACAACAAAGGATACAACTATGTTGTTGTAACTACTAAGAATATCATAGACGGGCCTGCTAATTCTAGAGTCTCCAATATCATCAGTCCCGTGCTtgagaagaacaagaagcTACATGGGTCAAAATTGACCACGCACATTTTACTGGTACAGAACGGTATCGATATTGAGAATGAGATATGGGCGGAATTTCCCACAGAGGATTATCAGTACACGGTGCTTTCTGGCATCCAGTTAATTGGGTCCACCAAGGTTGGGACTGGCCATATCAGTCAAATCGGCCATGACCACTTATCGTGTGGGGCCTTTGATTCACAGGACGTTACTGCCATCCAGGCTGCCAACGAATTCGTCAGGATGTACAGCAACGAGGGGCATAATTTTGTCGAATTTGACCCTAGGGTTCGTTACTCTCGGTGGAAAAAGCTGCTCTACAATGCTGCCATCAACACATCCACGGCACTTGTAGGGTTAGACGTTCCGCGTTGCCTAGAGTTTGGAGTCAACAAGAAGAGCACGGAAATTGAAGTGTTCCACCCTGCCATGAGGGAGATCATTGCCATTGCAGCAAGCGAGGGCATCATCATCGAAGAGGAGTTTATAACAATGTTTACAGAGATTACCAGGAAAAAGGTGTTCAAGCCATCCATGTGCGTTGACCGTGAAAAGGGCCAGCTGATGGAGCTGGAGGTCATCCTAGGCAACCCCATAAGAATCGCGAAAAGAAATGGCGTCGCCACGCCCACTCTTTCTATTCTATACAACCTGCTCGTGTTAGTGCAGGCCAAACTAAAGGAGCGGAAAGGCCTATTGAAgtttgatgaaaaaacaGCCAGTCTTGTGGACGAGTAG
- the CCT4 gene encoding chaperonin-containing T-complex subunit CCT4 (Subunit of the cytosolic chaperonin Cct ring complex~similar to YDL143W), whose protein sequence is MSAKVPSNATFKNKEKPQEVRKANIIAARSVADAIRTSLGPKGMDKMIKTSRGEIIISNDGHTILKQMAILHPVARMLVEVSAAQDSEAGDGTTSVVILTGALLGAAERLLNKGIHPTIIADSFQSAAKRSVDILLEMCHRISLSDREQLVRAASTSLSSKIVSQYSSFLAPLAVDSVLKISDENSKNVDLNDIRLVKKVGGTIDDTEMIDGVVLTQTTIKSAGGPTRKEKAKIGLIQFQISPPKPDTENNIIVNDYRQMDKILKEERAYLLNICKKIKKAKCNVLLIQKSILRDAVNDLALHFLSKLNIMVVKDIEREEIEFLSKGLGCKPIADIELFTEDRLGSADLVEEIDSDGSKIVRVTGIRNNNARPTVSVVIRGANNMIIDETERSLHDALCVIRCLVKERGLIAGGGAPEIEISRRLSKEARSMEGVQAFIWQEFASALEVIPTTLAENAGLNSIKVVTELRSKHENGELNDGISVRRSGTTNTYEEHILQPVLVSTSAITLASECVKSILRIDDIAFSR, encoded by the coding sequence ATGTCTGCTAAGGTCCCATCTAACGCCACGTTCAAGAACAAGGAAAAACCCCAAGAGGTTCGCAAAGCCAACATCATCGCTGCACGTTCTGTAGCAGATGCCATCCGTACTTCATTGGGTCCCAAGGGTATGGACAAGATGATTAAGACATCTCGTGGGGAAATTATCATCTCCAATGATGGCCATACCATTTTAAAACAGATGGCCATCCTGCATCCGGTGGCTAGAATGCTAGTGGAGGTTTCTGCCGCGCAGGACTCCGAAGCCGGTGATGGTACTACTTCCGTGGTCATCTTGACCGGTGCTCTGTTGGGTGCTGCAGAGAGACTGCTGAACAAGGGTATTCATCCAACCATCATTGCAGACTCCTTTCAAAGTGCTGCAAAGAGATCTGTCGATATTCTTTTGGAAATGTGCCATAGGATCTCGTTGAGCGATAGAGAGCAGCTAGTCCGTGCTGCATCCACCTCCTTGAGTTCCAAGATTGTGTCTCAATactcttcatttttggcGCCTTTGGCAGTGGATTCTGTGTTGAAGATTTCCGATGAAAACTCTAAGAATGTTGACCTGAATGATATCAGACTGGTCAAGAAAGTTGGTGGTACCATCGATGACACGGAAATGATAGATGGTGTAGTCTTAACGCAAACGACAATTAAGTCTGCCGGTGGTCCAAcaagaaaggaaaaggcaAAGATCGGGTTGATTCAATTCCAAATATCTCCTCCTAAGCCAGACACGGAGAACAATATCATCGTTAATGACTATAGACAAATGGATAAGATCcttaaagaagaaagagcGTATTTGCTAAATAtctgtaaaaaaattaaaaaagcCAAGTGTAACGTGCTGTTGATTCAGAAATCCATCCTAAGAGATGCAGTAAATGATCTGGCTCTACATTTCTTATCAAAATTGAACATAATGGTGGTGAAGGACATCGAGAGAGAGGAGATCGAGTTTCTGTCCAAGGGCTTGGGTTGTAAGCCAATTGCCGATATAGAATTGTTCACCGAAGATAGATTGGGTTCGGCTGACTTAGTTGAGGAGATTGATAGCGATGGTTCCAAGATAGTTAGAGTAACTGGCATAAGAAACAACAATGCAAGGCCAACCGTTTCTGTTGTCATCCGCGGTGCAAACAACATGATCATTGATGAAACGGAACGCTCCCTTCATGATGCACTATGTGTAATCCGTTGTTTAGTAAAAGAGAGAGGTTTAATCGCCGGTGGTGGTGCTCCAGAAATTGAAATCTCCCGCAGGTTGAGTAAAGAAGCAAGATCTATGGAAGGTGTACAGGCTTTTATTTGGCAAGAATTTGCTTCTGCCTTGGAAGTTATTCCAACAACTTTGGCTGAAAATGCAGGTTTGAATAGTATCAAAGTTGTTACAGAATTGCGCTCTAAACATGAAAATGGTGAATTGAATGATGGTATCTCTGTTAGACGATCCGGTACTACGAACACCTATGAAGAACATATCTTACAACCCGTACTTGTTAGTACAAGCGCAATTACTTTGGCTTCCGAATGTGTCAAATCCATTTTACGTATTGACGATATCGCATTCAGCCGTTAA
- the CRD1 gene encoding cardiolipin synthase (Cardiolipin synthase~similar to YDL142C): protein MLPIHSCYALFRRTIPKRPSYYVLSGLTARLKVKPQLKCNFFRVLTRRELATVPSGPPNIKNKLLNIPNILTLSRIGCTPFIGLFIITNNLTPALSLFAFSSITDFMDGYIARKYGLKTVAGTILDPLADKLLMITTTLALSVPSGPQIIPVSIAGIILGRDVLLAIGALFIRYSTLKLKYPGRVSWSSYWDIVRYPSAEVKPSQLSKWNTFFQMIYLGSGVLLLLYGKEEGNGEVDENFEDRKKFFQNIFSYLGYVTATTTIISGASYALKRNAFKLLK from the coding sequence ATGTTGCCCATTCATTCATGCTACGCATTATTTCGGAGAACAATACCGAAAAGGCCATCTTATTATGTATTATCAGGTTTAACTGCACGCTTAAAGGTAAAACCCCAATTAAAgtgtaattttttcagagTACTCACTAGAAGGGAATTGGCCACTGTTCCGAGTGGACCTCCTAATATTAAGAACAAGTTGCTCAACATTCCCAACATTTTGACTTTATCACGAATAGGATGTACACCCTTTATTGGACTCTTCATTATAACGAATAATCTGACCCCAGCATTAAGTCTGTTTGCATTTTCTAGCATCACTGATTTTATGGATGGGTATATCGCACGGAAATACGGCCTCAAAACCGTCGCAGGAACCATTCTAGATCCACTTGCAGATAAACTACTAATGATCACTACAACTTTGGCATTATCCGTACCATCTGGCCCTCAAATTATACCGGTATCTATTGCGGGGATTATTTTGGGCAGAGATGTGTTACTAGCAATAGGTGCTTTATTTATACGATATAGCACTTTAAAGTTGAAATATCCCGGTCGTGTGTCATGGAGTTCCTACTGGGATATTGTTCGCTATCCTAGTGCTGAAGTCAAACCTTCCCAACTATCCAAATGGAACACGTTTTTCCAAATGATATATCTTGGATCTGGAGTATTGCTACTTTTATATGGGAAAGAAGAGGGCAATGGCGAAGTGGAtgagaattttgaagatagAAAAAAGTTCTTTCAGAATATCTTTAGCTATTTAGGATATGTAACCGCCACAACTACAATAATCAGCGGGGCATCTTACGCATTAAAGAGGAATGCtttcaaacttttgaaaTAG
- the BPL1 gene encoding biotin--[acetyl-CoA-carboxylase] ligase BPL1 (Biotin:apoprotein ligase~similar to YDL141W): MNVLVYNGPGTTPGSVKHAVESLRDFLEPYYAVSTVNVKVLQTEPWMSKTSAVVFPGGADLPYVQACQPIIPRLKQFVSKQGGVFIGFCAGGYFGTSRVEFAQGDPTMEVSGSRDLRFFPGTSRGPAYNGFQYNSEAGARAVGLNLPDGSQFSTYFNGGAVFVDADKFDNVEILATYAEHPDVPSSDSGKGQSENPAAVVLCDVGRGKVLLTGPHPEFNVRFMRKSTDKHFLETVVESLKAQEVERLKFMRTILTKTGLNCNNDFNYVRAPNLTPLFIASAPNKQNYLQEMENNLAHQGARVKNAELCFKLNAETDSFQFYRGYRASYNAASSSLLHKEPDEVPKTIIFPGENEDTPPSQYTPNFDMREYFKYLNAQNTLGSLLLYGEVVTSTSTILNNNKSLLGSIPESTLLHVGTIQVSGRGRGGNTWINPKGVCASTAVVTMPLQSPVTNRNISVVFVQYLSMLAYCKAVLSYAPGFSDIPVRIKWPNDLYALSPSYYRRKNLQLVNTGFEHTKLPLGDIEPAYLKISGLLVNTHFVNNKYCLLLGCGINLTSDGPTTSLQTWINILNEERQQLNLDLLPAIKAEKLQALYMNNLEVILKQFINYGAAEILPSYYELWLHSNQIVTLPDHGNTQAMITGITEDYGLLIAKELVSGSRTQFTGNVYSLQPDGNTFDIFKSLIAKKVQN; this comes from the coding sequence ATGAATGTATTAGTCTACAATGGGCCGGGGACTACGCCAGGATCAGTTAAGCATGCCGTGGAAAGTTTACGTGACTTTTTGGAGCCTTATTATGCAGTGAGTACTGTCAATGTTAAAGTATTACAGACAGAACCATGGATGTCAAAGACCTCTGCCGTGGTGTTTCCAGGCGGTGCGGATCTTCCATACGTTCAAGCTTGTCAGCCTATCATCCCTCGATTGAAACAGTTTGTTAGCAAACAAGGTGGTGTCTTCATTGGATTTTGCGCAGGAGGTTATTTCGGCACTAGTCGTGTAGAATTTGCTCAAGGTGACCCTACAATGGAAGTATCAGGAAGCAGAGACTTGCGCTTCTTTCCAGGAACAAGTAGGGGACCTGCGTACAACGGATTTCAGTACAATAGCGAGGCCGGAGCACGTGCAGTTGGATTAAATCTTCCAGATGGCTCACAGTTCTCAACTTATTTCAATGGAGGAGCTGTTTTCGTTGATGCAGATAAATTTGACAACGTCGAAATCTTGGCAACATACGCAGAACACCCGGATGTTCCGTCTTCTGATTCAGGAAAAGGTCAGAGTGAAAACCCAGCTGCTGTAGTGCTATGTGATGTTGGAAGGGGTAAGGTTTTACTCACTGGTCCACATCCTGAGTTCAATGTCCGTTTTATGAGGAAATCCACAGATAAGCATTTTCTTGAAACAGTTGTGGAGAGCTTGAAAGCACAAGAAGTCGAGAGATTGAAATTTATGAGAACGATTCTTACCAAGACCGGATTGAATTGTAATAATGACTTCAACTATGTAAGAGCTCCAAATTTGACACCACTATTTATAGCTAGTGCCCCAAATAAGCAGAATTATTTgcaagaaatggaaaacaaTTTAGCTCATCAAGGAGCGCGTGTTAAAAATGCTGAGCTCTGCTTTAAATTAAACGCAGAAACTGattctttccaattttaTAGGGGTTATAGAGCCTCTTACAATGCAGCGAGCTCGTCCTTGCTTCATAAAGAGCCAGATGAGGTTCCCAAGACAATAATATTTCCGGGTGAAAATGAAGACACTCCACCATCTCAATATACGCCCAATTTTGACATGAGAGAGTACTTCAAGTATCTGAATGCTCAAAACACTTTAGGTTCTTTACTTTTATATGGCGAAGTTGTTACATCAACGAGTACCatattgaataataataaatctCTTTTAGGTTCAATCCCTGAAAGCACTTTACTTCACGTAGGTACTATTCAGGTTTCTGGACGTGGGAGAGGAGGGAACACTTGGATTAACCCTAAAGGTGTTTGTGCTTCAACGGCAGTTGTAACAATGCCACTTCAATCTCCCGTAACTAATCGAAATATATCAGTTGTTTTTGTCCAGTATCTTTCTATGCTTGCTTATTGTAAGGCGGTACTTTCATACGCACCTGGATTTTCAGATATTCCTGTTAGGATCAAGTGGCCCAATGATCTTTACGCTTTGAGTCCAAGCTACTATAGGCGTAAAAACTTACAACTGGTTAACACTGGTTTTGAGCATACAAAGTTGCCCTTAGGTGATATCGAGCCTGCGTACCTTAAAATCTCAGGTTTACTAGTTAATACGCATTTCGTAAACAACAAATACTGTTTGTTACTTGGTTGTGGTATAAATTTGACTAGTGATGGTCCTACAACTTCATTACAAACTTGGATTAATATCCTGAATGAAGAACGTCAACAATTAAACCTTGATTTATTGCCAGCGATAAAGGCAGAAAAACTGCAAGCTCTCTATATGAATAACCTTGAGGTCATATTAAAACAGTTTATTAACTACGGAGCTGCGGAAATATTGCCAAGTTATTATGAGTTGTGGTTACATAGTAACCAAATAGTCACATTACCAGATCATGGCAATACGCAAGCCATGATTACCGGTATCACGGAAGACTATGGTTTACTGATTGCAAAAGAATTGGTAAGCGGTAGCCGCACTCAATTTACAGGAAACGTTTATAGTTTACAGCCGGATGGTAACACATTCGATATTTTTAAGAGCTTAATTGCTAAAAAGGTTCAGAATTAA